A part of Paraburkholderia largidicola genomic DNA contains:
- a CDS encoding sugar ABC transporter substrate-binding protein yields MLSGIHVLRAAASAALALCASGAFAQASIVSGPSSDPTCMVPWKSDTKFIKYPKKNAPYRVALVNGYIANTWRIQMIRTAKAYTAQPAVAAKLKEFKVVSTGEDVPAQISAVNNFIDAGYDAVIVNAQNPSSFGPAIRRAKSAGVVLVAFDNTLDSTDAINVNVDQYGLGALWAKWLAGHLPNGGKVLEVRGVAGTSVDTDRHNGFTKTLDDTGKKWNVVQVYGKWDDGVAQKAAADAIAVQGHFDGISAQGGDTGVVRAMIDAKHPFVPFGGETENGFRKFCAQYGSQGLKCTSAGTGPAQVAVAIKTALAALDGQTIPVAIKLPLDVTDDSMLKSGVNYFPNDSDNFFVGNSFPTCGINFSAQEIMKQNQGNQ; encoded by the coding sequence ATGCTTTCTGGAATCCACGTGCTTCGAGCGGCGGCGAGCGCCGCACTGGCGCTCTGCGCAAGCGGGGCTTTCGCGCAGGCTTCGATCGTTTCAGGGCCGTCCAGCGATCCCACCTGCATGGTCCCCTGGAAGAGCGATACGAAGTTCATCAAGTATCCGAAGAAGAACGCGCCTTACCGGGTCGCACTCGTGAACGGCTATATCGCGAACACCTGGCGTATCCAGATGATCAGGACGGCCAAGGCCTACACCGCACAACCGGCCGTTGCCGCCAAGCTCAAGGAATTCAAGGTCGTCTCGACGGGCGAGGACGTTCCGGCGCAGATCTCGGCCGTCAACAACTTCATCGATGCCGGTTATGACGCCGTCATCGTGAACGCGCAGAACCCCTCCTCATTCGGCCCTGCAATCCGCCGGGCGAAGAGCGCGGGTGTGGTGCTGGTCGCGTTCGACAACACGCTCGACAGCACAGACGCGATCAACGTCAATGTCGACCAGTATGGGCTCGGCGCGCTGTGGGCCAAATGGCTCGCGGGCCATTTGCCGAACGGCGGCAAGGTGCTCGAAGTTCGCGGGGTGGCGGGCACGTCGGTCGACACGGACCGGCACAATGGTTTCACGAAAACGCTGGACGACACCGGCAAGAAGTGGAACGTCGTCCAGGTCTACGGCAAGTGGGACGACGGGGTCGCGCAAAAGGCAGCCGCCGACGCGATTGCCGTGCAGGGTCATTTCGATGGCATATCGGCGCAAGGCGGCGACACGGGCGTCGTGCGCGCGATGATCGATGCGAAACACCCGTTCGTGCCTTTCGGTGGTGAGACGGAGAACGGCTTTCGCAAGTTCTGCGCGCAGTATGGGAGCCAGGGCCTGAAGTGCACGTCGGCGGGCACCGGGCCCGCGCAGGTGGCCGTGGCGATCAAGACGGCACTCGCTGCGCTGGATGGCCAGACGATTCCCGTGGCGATCAAGCTGCCGCTCGACGTTACCGACGATTCGATGTTGAAGTCGGGCGTCAACTATTTTCCGAACGACTCCGACAACTTTTTCGTCGGCAACTCGTTTCCGACATGCGGCATCAATTTCTCTGCTCAGGAAATCATGAAGCAGAACCAGGGCAACCAGTAA
- a CDS encoding sugar ABC transporter ATP-binding protein, whose product MPQDAEQPFFQMSGVSKSYGGAVALDHAELTVRRGRIHAILGENGAGKSTLLKVMSGVVQPDEGTMHFDGRQVSFASPAEANAAGIVCVYQELSLIPDLSVADNIYAANPPRRFGMIDRRAQRRQAEEALARAGAADINPLAKVRDLPLSRQQMVELAKGLAHAPRILILDEATSALTAADVARVIEVLKRLREEGLALLFISHRMHEVKALADECTVYRNGRHVMSFEAGTRSDNEVVEMMIGRKYQHAFPAKPAAKPADQPADARSTVPVLACRDLAWSDTLRGISLSLQPGEILGLGGLDGQGQRELLLALFGVLRGCAGKIEINGKAVSIGSPTAARANEIGMALIPEDRKTEGLMLPMSVRENLSFAALDCMSTAGIIDRDRQQSLVERMMELLAIKSFSVDAPVGSLSGGNQQKVVIAKWLMRQPKILLLSDPTRGIDVGTKQELYQLLRRLADEGAAIVFYSTDYDELIGCCDRVLVLYEGRIKKELVGSAITEQNLIASALDLPVGQIVPTTGAAR is encoded by the coding sequence ATGCCGCAGGACGCAGAGCAGCCGTTCTTTCAGATGTCGGGCGTGTCGAAAAGCTACGGCGGCGCCGTCGCGCTGGATCACGCCGAACTCACGGTGCGCAGAGGCCGCATTCACGCGATCCTCGGCGAGAACGGCGCGGGCAAGTCCACGTTGCTGAAGGTGATGTCCGGCGTCGTGCAGCCGGACGAGGGCACGATGCATTTCGATGGCCGGCAGGTCTCGTTCGCGTCGCCTGCCGAGGCGAACGCGGCGGGTATCGTCTGCGTGTATCAGGAGCTGTCCCTGATCCCCGACTTGAGCGTGGCGGACAACATCTACGCTGCGAACCCGCCGCGACGTTTCGGGATGATCGACCGGCGGGCCCAACGCCGCCAGGCCGAGGAGGCGCTCGCGCGAGCGGGCGCCGCCGACATCAATCCGCTTGCTAAAGTCCGGGACCTGCCGCTGTCGCGCCAGCAGATGGTCGAGCTCGCGAAGGGGCTGGCACACGCGCCGCGCATTCTGATCCTCGACGAAGCCACCTCGGCGCTGACGGCCGCCGACGTCGCGCGCGTGATCGAGGTGCTCAAGCGCCTGCGCGAAGAGGGGCTCGCGCTGCTGTTCATCTCGCATCGGATGCACGAGGTGAAGGCGCTCGCGGACGAATGCACGGTCTACCGGAACGGTCGCCATGTCATGAGCTTCGAGGCGGGCACGCGCTCCGACAATGAGGTCGTCGAAATGATGATCGGCCGGAAATACCAGCATGCGTTTCCTGCCAAACCCGCGGCCAAACCGGCGGACCAGCCCGCGGACGCCCGCAGCACCGTGCCGGTTCTCGCCTGTCGTGATCTCGCATGGAGCGACACGCTGCGGGGCATCAGCTTGTCGTTGCAGCCCGGTGAAATCCTCGGACTGGGCGGCCTCGACGGACAAGGCCAGCGCGAACTGCTGCTCGCGCTGTTCGGCGTGTTGCGCGGCTGCGCGGGCAAGATCGAGATCAACGGCAAAGCCGTGTCGATCGGGAGCCCGACGGCCGCGCGCGCGAACGAAATCGGTATGGCGCTGATACCCGAGGACCGCAAGACGGAAGGCTTGATGCTGCCGATGTCGGTACGCGAGAACCTGTCGTTTGCCGCACTCGATTGCATGTCCACCGCCGGCATCATCGATCGCGACCGCCAGCAGTCGCTCGTCGAGCGGATGATGGAGCTGCTTGCGATCAAGTCGTTCAGCGTCGACGCGCCCGTGGGCTCGTTGTCGGGCGGCAACCAGCAGAAGGTCGTCATCGCGAAGTGGCTGATGCGGCAGCCGAAGATCCTGCTGCTCAGCGACCCGACGCGCGGTATCGACGTCGGCACCAAGCAGGAGCTCTACCAGCTGCTCAGGCGTCTTGCCGACGAAGGGGCCGCGATCGTCTTCTATTCGACCGACTATGACGAGCTGATCGGCTGCTGCGACCGCGTGCTCGTACTGTACGAAGGCAGGATCAAGAAGGAACTCGTCGGCTCGGCGATTACCGAGCAGAACCTGATTGCCAGTGCTCTCGACCTGCCCGTCGGACAGATTGTGCCTACCACGGGAGCGGCGCGATGA
- a CDS encoding ABC transporter permease yields MSGLRYWYAENRGAVFAFGLFLLMFAIYLVNYPSALSANVFQTAANKAVLLALVSMGQALVVLTAGIDLSIGMTLVLTNCVGSWIVTGDSLHSALGIAGVLGAGALCGALNGVIIIFGRLQPIVTTIATGAVYYGLALLLRPVPGGSINEDLADTLTGKVAGVLPASLLILLAAIVIVWIPFKRSAIGRAAYATGSSEPAAFLSGMPIRRAKFASYTLAGLLAAAGGLFLTFFTDTGEANLGSANSYTLFSIAAVVIGGVSLLGGKGSAIGAIFGAFAFRCIGDLLFVFNVDPLWQPLFQGMILLLAVAIGACGLFRVRNRLEWFQ; encoded by the coding sequence ATGAGCGGGCTGCGTTACTGGTATGCGGAGAATCGCGGAGCGGTGTTCGCGTTCGGCCTGTTCCTGCTGATGTTCGCGATCTATCTCGTCAACTATCCGTCGGCGTTATCGGCCAACGTATTTCAGACGGCAGCGAACAAAGCGGTACTGCTCGCGCTCGTCTCGATGGGGCAGGCGCTCGTCGTGCTGACCGCCGGCATCGACCTGTCGATCGGCATGACGCTGGTGCTGACGAATTGCGTCGGGTCGTGGATCGTCACAGGCGACTCGCTGCACAGCGCGCTCGGCATCGCCGGCGTGCTCGGCGCGGGTGCGCTCTGCGGCGCGCTGAACGGCGTGATCATCATTTTCGGCCGGCTGCAGCCGATCGTCACGACGATTGCGACGGGCGCCGTCTACTACGGATTGGCGCTGCTGCTGCGCCCGGTGCCCGGCGGATCGATCAACGAAGATCTCGCCGACACGCTGACAGGCAAGGTCGCCGGCGTTCTGCCAGCGAGCTTGCTCATTTTGCTCGCTGCGATCGTGATCGTCTGGATTCCTTTCAAACGCTCGGCGATCGGGCGAGCGGCATACGCGACCGGGTCGTCCGAACCTGCGGCTTTCCTGTCCGGCATGCCGATCCGCCGCGCGAAGTTCGCGAGCTATACGCTGGCCGGCCTGCTCGCGGCAGCTGGCGGCCTGTTTCTGACGTTCTTCACGGACACCGGCGAAGCGAACCTCGGCAGCGCGAACTCGTACACGCTGTTTTCGATCGCCGCGGTAGTGATCGGCGGCGTGTCGCTGCTCGGCGGCAAGGGCAGCGCGATCGGCGCGATCTTTGGCGCATTCGCGTTCCGTTGCATCGGCGATCTGCTGTTCGTGTTCAACGTCGATCCGCTGTGGCAGCCGCTATTTCAGGGCATGATTCTTCTGCTTGCGGTCGCGATCGGCGCGTGCGGATTGTTCAGGGTGCGCAACCGTCTGGAGTGGTTTCAATGA
- a CDS encoding ABC transporter permease: MSHAPATGRTTFVSRLTRRIDKPIVIAFACIVALLLVGGMFSRNFTSPEYILLQLKVGAFLGIIATGLMMVILLGHIDLSLPWTITVGAMMACAVAGHGDVGRILAIPVGIGCGVLIGIVNGILVALLRIPSMIATLATNAVAQGIMIVYTGGSSPQDSAPEVMRWLAAGWLVPGVPNAVALWVVIGGATMFLLSRTTFGRTLYAIGNTERAAYLSGIDTRLVTVIAFAVCSGFAAFGGVLLAGYASKAAQSMGDAYLLPAIAAVVLGGTSILGGRGSYLGTVAGAILITLLQSILSVAQMPEAGRQIIYGVVIAAMLLLYGRSKREA, translated from the coding sequence ATGAGTCACGCTCCCGCGACCGGCCGCACGACGTTCGTGTCGAGACTCACCCGCAGAATCGACAAACCGATCGTGATCGCATTCGCGTGCATCGTCGCGCTGCTGCTCGTCGGCGGGATGTTCTCGCGCAACTTCACGTCGCCGGAATACATCCTGCTGCAACTGAAGGTCGGCGCATTCCTCGGCATCATCGCGACCGGCCTGATGATGGTGATCCTGCTTGGCCACATCGATCTGTCGCTGCCGTGGACGATCACCGTCGGCGCGATGATGGCGTGCGCGGTAGCAGGGCACGGCGATGTCGGGCGCATCCTCGCGATTCCGGTCGGGATTGGTTGCGGCGTGCTGATCGGCATCGTCAACGGCATCCTCGTCGCACTGCTGCGCATTCCGTCGATGATCGCGACGCTCGCGACCAATGCGGTCGCGCAGGGCATCATGATTGTTTATACGGGCGGGTCGTCGCCGCAGGACTCCGCGCCCGAAGTGATGCGATGGCTCGCGGCGGGCTGGCTCGTACCGGGCGTGCCGAATGCCGTCGCGCTGTGGGTGGTGATCGGCGGCGCCACGATGTTCCTGCTGTCGCGCACGACCTTTGGCCGCACGCTTTACGCGATCGGCAATACCGAGCGCGCGGCGTATCTTTCTGGCATCGATACGCGGCTCGTCACCGTGATCGCCTTCGCCGTGTGCAGCGGGTTCGCCGCGTTCGGCGGCGTGCTGCTCGCGGGCTATGCGTCGAAGGCCGCACAGTCGATGGGCGATGCTTACCTGTTGCCGGCGATCGCGGCCGTCGTGCTCGGCGGCACGTCGATTCTGGGTGGACGGGGTTCATACCTGGGCACGGTGGCCGGCGCGATCCTCATCACACTGTTGCAATCGATCCTCTCGGTCGCGCAGATGCCGGAGGCGGGGCGTCAGATCATCTACGGCGTGGTGATCGCGGCGATGCTGCTGCTGTATGGGCGCAGCAAGCGAGAGGCGTAG
- a CDS encoding DUF3313 domain-containing protein, protein MIDVSERERWAQSVSLPLLPRLANRYMSPAQAGATEGETMLKNICPLLATMALVACAVTNEQPLSDVEKASKTGFLTNYSLLHPGKEGEARLRYINPNAKWSSYTGIFLEPVVFINDANKPIDAREQQILTSYFYTKLKTSLSRVLPIVELQGKHVIVIRVALTNVTSGTPGLRTISVIIPQARLLDMVQSLGTDTYAFAGSAQGEGEATDGETGQVLGEAVDGRAGGMSIENAGAGKWGDAEHVMDYWADLTAKRITQFRSGAPAQ, encoded by the coding sequence ATGATTGACGTGTCCGAGCGCGAGCGTTGGGCGCAAAGCGTGTCTCTTCCATTGCTTCCGCGGTTAGCTAACCGCTATATGTCGCCCGCGCAGGCGGGCGCAACGGAGGGTGAGACGATGTTGAAGAACATATGTCCTCTGCTGGCGACGATGGCATTGGTCGCCTGCGCTGTCACAAACGAGCAACCGCTTTCCGATGTCGAAAAGGCATCGAAAACAGGGTTTCTGACCAATTATTCCCTGCTGCACCCGGGCAAGGAAGGCGAGGCGCGGCTTCGCTACATCAATCCGAATGCAAAGTGGAGTTCCTACACGGGAATCTTCCTCGAGCCTGTGGTGTTCATCAACGATGCCAACAAACCTATCGACGCGAGGGAGCAGCAGATATTGACGAGCTATTTCTACACGAAGTTGAAGACTAGCCTGTCGCGCGTGCTGCCGATTGTCGAACTGCAGGGCAAACACGTTATTGTCATCCGCGTCGCCCTGACTAACGTTACGAGCGGGACGCCAGGATTGCGCACAATCTCAGTGATCATCCCGCAGGCCCGGTTGCTCGATATGGTGCAGAGCCTCGGGACGGACACCTATGCCTTCGCCGGTTCGGCACAGGGCGAGGGCGAGGCCACGGACGGTGAAACCGGACAGGTTCTCGGCGAAGCGGTGGACGGCCGTGCCGGCGGAATGAGCATCGAGAATGCGGGTGCCGGAAAATGGGGCGACGCAGAGCATGTGATGGATTATTGGGCGGACCTAACGGCCAAACGCATAACCCAATTCAGGTCAGGCGCGCCGGCCCAGTAA
- the acnA gene encoding aconitate hydratase AcnA, with the protein MAHNLHKTLKEFDSGSGKGKFYSLPQLGKALNVKIDRLPVSIRLVLESVLRNYDGKKISEEHIEQLANWKPAASRVDEIPFVVARVVLQDFTGVPLLADIAAMRGVAQRAGKNPKSIEPLVPVDLVVDHSVQIDHFREKNALDLNMKLEFQRNNERYQFMKWGMQAFDTFKVVPPGVGIVHQVNLEYLARGVHKKSEGGDNVYYPDTLVGTDSHTTMINGIGVVGWGVGGIEAEAGMLGQPVYFLTPDVVGVHLKGKLREGVTATDLVLTITELLRKEKVVGKFVEFFGEGTRSLSLPDRATIGNMAPEYGATMGFFPVDEKTIDYFKGTGRTDAEISAFENYFKAQDLFGIPDAGDIDYTKVVTLDLGTVAPSLAGPKRPQDRIEITHVKSTFTDLFSKPVNENGFAKKAVDLDAQYTTTNGVNVKNGDILIAAITSCTNTSNPSVLLAAGLLAKKAVEAGLEVAPHIKTSLAPGSRIVTEYLTKTNLLQYLDKLGFTLAAYGCTTCIGNAGDLTPELNEAITKNDIVAAAVLSGNRNFEARIHPNIRANFLASPPLVVAYAIAGNITRDLMTEPVGKGTGGKDIYLGDIWPTSEEVNALLKFALDADAFRTNYAQLTKKGDLWSKIEGEEGQVYDWPKSTYIAEPPFFGKDFSMEPAASIAAVKGARALGIFGDSVTTDHISPAGSIKEDSPAGKWLKANGVQKADFNSYGSRRGNHDVMMRGTFANVRIKNLMIPAKDDGTRVEGGLTIHQPSGEQQSIYDAAMKYIDAGTPTIVFAGEEYGTGSSRDWAAKGTQLLGVKAVVARSFERIHRSNLVGMGVLPLQFKGTDSVQSLNITGEETYDVEGLGDDFKPQQEVTLVIHRKDGSEQRIQVLLRIDTPIEVDYYKHGGILPFVLRSLLAA; encoded by the coding sequence ATGGCCCACAATCTCCACAAAACACTCAAGGAATTCGACAGCGGTTCCGGCAAAGGCAAGTTCTATTCGCTGCCGCAGCTTGGTAAGGCGCTGAACGTCAAGATCGACCGCTTGCCCGTGTCGATCCGCCTCGTGCTGGAATCGGTGCTGCGTAACTACGACGGCAAGAAGATCTCGGAAGAACACATCGAGCAGCTCGCGAACTGGAAGCCGGCGGCTTCGCGCGTCGACGAAATTCCGTTCGTCGTGGCTCGCGTCGTGCTGCAGGACTTCACGGGCGTGCCGCTGCTCGCCGACATCGCAGCCATGCGCGGCGTCGCGCAGCGCGCGGGCAAGAACCCGAAGTCGATCGAGCCGCTGGTCCCGGTCGATCTCGTCGTCGACCACTCGGTGCAGATCGACCACTTCCGCGAAAAGAATGCGCTGGATCTGAACATGAAGCTGGAATTCCAGCGCAACAACGAGCGCTACCAGTTCATGAAGTGGGGCATGCAGGCGTTCGACACGTTCAAGGTCGTGCCGCCGGGCGTCGGCATCGTTCACCAGGTGAACCTCGAATACCTCGCACGCGGCGTGCACAAGAAGTCTGAAGGCGGCGACAACGTCTATTACCCGGACACGCTGGTCGGCACGGACAGCCACACGACGATGATCAACGGCATCGGCGTGGTCGGCTGGGGCGTGGGCGGCATCGAAGCGGAAGCGGGCATGCTCGGCCAGCCGGTGTACTTCCTGACGCCGGACGTGGTCGGCGTGCACCTGAAGGGCAAGCTGCGCGAAGGCGTGACGGCGACCGACCTGGTCCTGACCATCACCGAACTGCTGCGCAAGGAAAAGGTTGTCGGCAAGTTCGTCGAGTTCTTCGGCGAAGGCACGCGCTCGCTGTCGCTGCCGGACCGCGCGACGATCGGCAACATGGCGCCGGAATACGGCGCGACGATGGGCTTCTTCCCGGTCGACGAAAAGACGATCGACTACTTCAAGGGCACGGGCCGCACGGACGCCGAAATCTCGGCTTTCGAAAACTACTTCAAGGCACAAGACCTCTTCGGCATTCCGGACGCAGGCGACATCGACTACACGAAGGTCGTCACGCTGGATCTGGGCACGGTGGCACCGTCGCTGGCCGGTCCGAAGCGTCCGCAAGACCGCATCGAGATCACCCACGTCAAGTCGACCTTCACCGACCTGTTCTCGAAGCCCGTCAATGAAAACGGCTTCGCGAAGAAGGCAGTCGACCTCGACGCGCAATACACGACGACCAACGGCGTGAACGTGAAGAACGGCGACATCCTGATCGCCGCGATCACGTCGTGCACGAACACGTCGAACCCGAGCGTGCTGCTCGCAGCGGGCCTGCTGGCGAAGAAAGCCGTCGAAGCCGGTCTGGAAGTGGCGCCGCACATCAAGACGTCGCTGGCACCGGGATCGCGTATCGTCACCGAGTACCTGACGAAGACGAACCTGCTGCAATACCTCGACAAGCTCGGCTTCACGCTGGCTGCGTACGGTTGCACGACCTGTATCGGCAACGCGGGCGACCTGACGCCGGAACTGAACGAAGCGATCACGAAGAACGACATCGTCGCGGCAGCCGTGCTGTCGGGCAACCGTAACTTCGAAGCGCGCATTCATCCGAACATCCGCGCGAACTTCCTGGCGTCGCCGCCGCTGGTCGTCGCTTACGCGATCGCGGGCAACATCACGCGCGACCTGATGACGGAACCCGTCGGCAAGGGCACGGGCGGCAAGGACATCTACCTCGGCGACATCTGGCCGACGAGCGAAGAAGTCAACGCGCTCCTCAAGTTCGCGCTGGACGCCGACGCGTTCCGCACGAACTATGCGCAGCTCACGAAGAAGGGCGACCTGTGGAGCAAGATCGAAGGCGAAGAAGGCCAGGTCTACGACTGGCCGAAGTCGACCTACATCGCGGAGCCGCCGTTCTTCGGCAAGGACTTCTCGATGGAGCCGGCTGCGAGCATCGCTGCCGTGAAGGGCGCGCGCGCACTGGGCATCTTCGGTGACTCGGTCACGACCGACCACATCTCGCCGGCAGGCTCGATCAAGGAAGACTCGCCCGCAGGCAAGTGGCTGAAGGCGAACGGCGTGCAGAAGGCCGACTTCAACAGCTACGGCTCGCGCCGCGGCAACCACGACGTGATGATGCGCGGCACGTTCGCGAACGTCCGTATCAAGAACCTGATGATCCCGGCGAAGGACGACGGTACGCGTGTCGAAGGCGGCCTGACGATCCATCAGCCGAGCGGCGAACAGCAGTCGATCTACGACGCAGCAATGAAGTACATCGACGCCGGCACCCCGACCATCGTGTTCGCGGGCGAAGAGTACGGCACGGGCTCGTCGCGTGACTGGGCAGCGAAGGGCACGCAGTTGCTGGGCGTGAAGGCTGTCGTCGCACGCAGCTTCGAGCGTATCCACCGTTCGAACCTGGTCGGCATGGGCGTTCTGCCGCTGCAGTTCAAGGGTACGGACAGCGTCCAGTCGCTGAACATCACGGGCGAAGAAACGTACGACGTCGAAGGCCTCGGCGACGACTTCAAACCGCAACAGGAAGTCACGCTGGTGATTCATCGCAAGGACGGTTCGGAGCAGCGTATTCAGGTGCTGCTGCGTATCGATACGCCGATCGAAGTCGACTACTACAAGCACGGTGGTATTCTGCCGTTCGTGCTGCGCTCGCTGCTTGCGGCGTAA